A window of Photobacterium sp. GJ3 contains these coding sequences:
- the pncB gene encoding nicotinate phosphoribosyltransferase → MNQNIQPWIIDSLLDTDAYKLHMQQAIFHLYPDVDAAAEFRCRSDEDLRPYLAEIQQQIQHLGELRFTQDEIEYLASLPFFRQDYLDFLRDFRLDPSQVVVGEDESQLTVRIEGKWLDLILWEVPLLAIICEIRCRQLYPNATPEHAIAHLKSKLTHFLTLAGDTDVRQFSLVDFGTRRRFSKAVQYAVVDHLKAHFPQLDGTSNYHLARTRHLTPVGTQAHEWFQAHQQLAGELADSQQLALNRWLQEYPDSLGIALTDCINMDAFLRDFDLRLSQRFSGLRHDSGDPIAWGEKAIAHYQSLGIDPKTKTLVFSDSLTLERALNIYQHFYHRINVSFGIGTNMTCDIPGVDTLNIVLKLTECEGRPVAKISDEPGKSICQDEAYLDQLREAFKIAND, encoded by the coding sequence ATGAACCAAAATATTCAGCCTTGGATCATTGATTCATTGCTTGATACAGATGCGTATAAGCTCCATATGCAACAAGCCATCTTTCATCTTTACCCGGATGTCGATGCCGCTGCGGAGTTCCGGTGCCGCAGCGATGAAGATCTTCGTCCTTATCTGGCCGAAATTCAGCAACAAATTCAGCACCTGGGTGAACTGCGATTTACACAGGACGAAATCGAGTATCTGGCCAGCCTGCCCTTTTTCCGACAGGATTATCTGGATTTCCTCAGAGATTTCCGACTGGATCCGTCACAGGTTGTGGTGGGAGAAGATGAATCGCAACTGACAGTTCGCATAGAAGGTAAATGGCTGGATTTAATTCTCTGGGAAGTCCCTTTACTCGCGATCATTTGTGAAATTCGTTGTCGTCAGCTTTATCCGAACGCAACGCCTGAACATGCCATTGCCCATCTGAAAAGTAAGTTAACTCACTTCTTAACGTTAGCCGGCGATACTGATGTCAGGCAGTTCTCTCTGGTTGATTTTGGCACACGCCGCAGATTCTCAAAAGCCGTTCAGTATGCCGTTGTGGATCATCTGAAAGCTCATTTCCCGCAACTTGACGGGACGTCTAATTATCATCTGGCCCGAACCCGCCATCTGACGCCAGTCGGAACACAGGCACATGAATGGTTCCAGGCGCATCAGCAACTGGCAGGAGAGCTGGCCGATTCGCAGCAACTTGCGCTCAACCGCTGGTTGCAGGAATATCCGGATTCACTGGGAATTGCACTCACCGACTGCATCAATATGGATGCCTTCCTGCGTGACTTTGACCTAAGATTGTCTCAGCGATTCAGTGGTCTTCGTCATGACAGCGGGGATCCGATTGCCTGGGGCGAAAAAGCCATCGCACATTACCAGTCACTGGGAATAGACCCGAAAACGAAAACCCTGGTGTTTTCCGACAGTTTGACACTGGAACGAGCGCTGAATATCTATCAGCATTTTTATCATCGCATCAATGTCAGTTTTGGGATCGGCACCAATATGACCTGTGACATCCCTGGCGTCGACACCTTGAACATTGTCCTGAAACTGACTGAATGTGAAGGACGGCCCGTCGCAAAAATTTCAGATGAACCGGGCAAAAGTATTTGTCAGGACGAAGCATATCTCGATCAACTTCGTGAAGCTTTCAAGATAGCGAACGATTAA
- a CDS encoding lipocalin family protein, whose amino-acid sequence MLRAVLFSFLIGVLSWVQSATADELTEFDYPLLLGDWYWFSTTDEGVESEGIHYRAMNIKFNSSYRFTVRLLRTNGRIDEWGGKYDIDETTITMNSVDQPSQQHEYVLSYNQFLLDGARFTKLAPENLPGHWRSSMIKGQDVDKSVSELKLSLRPDFLFSAQVVGKDGTRKEHKGIYYLEDDRIVLIYEDGQHDSHFKLGKDNTLTLTNQQFGMEAVMQRQ is encoded by the coding sequence ATGCTGCGAGCTGTACTTTTTTCTTTTCTGATTGGGGTCTTGTCCTGGGTTCAGTCTGCGACTGCAGATGAACTCACAGAGTTTGATTATCCACTGTTGCTGGGTGACTGGTACTGGTTCAGCACCACAGATGAGGGGGTTGAAAGTGAAGGGATTCATTACCGGGCGATGAACATCAAGTTCAATTCGTCGTATCGGTTCACGGTACGCTTACTCAGAACCAACGGCCGGATTGACGAATGGGGCGGGAAATATGACATTGATGAAACCACAATCACGATGAACTCTGTCGACCAGCCATCGCAACAGCACGAATATGTTTTGAGTTATAATCAGTTCCTGTTAGACGGCGCCCGGTTTACCAAACTGGCTCCTGAAAATCTGCCCGGCCACTGGCGATCCTCGATGATCAAAGGGCAGGATGTTGATAAGAGCGTCTCTGAACTGAAACTATCGTTAAGGCCCGATTTTCTGTTTTCAGCGCAGGTGGTTGGGAAGGATGGTACCCGTAAAGAGCACAAAGGAATTTACTATCTTGAAGATGATCGTATCGTGCTGATTTATGAAGACGGGCAACATGACAGTCACTTCAAGTTAGGAAAGGACAATACATTGACCCTGACCAACCAACAGTTTGGGATGGAAGCCGTGATGCAACGGCAGTAA